A stretch of the Methylacidiphilum caldifontis genome encodes the following:
- a CDS encoding ABC transporter ATP-binding protein — protein MIRFERIYKSFGRRKLFEDLNFELKEKKTIAILGPNGSGKTTLIKILLGLVIPDKGKVVINNRDIYRDARYKKIIGYMPQIPEFPENLKVREIISMIEDIRDQKAIRLKELLDLLNLGKELEKKFSSLSGGTRQKVGALVALAFDTPLLILDEPLVGIDPISAYRLKGFILEEKKRDKTVIYISHIMNEVEEIADEVVFLTDGKVIFEGSLVDLKKKTGKVRLEEAVICLLSS, from the coding sequence GTGATAAGGTTTGAGAGAATTTATAAGTCTTTTGGGAGAAGGAAGCTCTTTGAAGATCTCAACTTTGAGCTTAAAGAAAAAAAAACCATAGCCATCCTCGGACCTAACGGTTCAGGGAAAACCACTCTGATTAAAATCCTCCTTGGCCTTGTCATTCCTGATAAGGGAAAGGTAGTTATAAATAACAGAGATATATATAGAGATGCTAGATATAAAAAAATAATAGGATACATGCCACAGATTCCTGAGTTTCCTGAAAACCTTAAAGTGAGAGAAATAATCTCCATGATAGAGGACATAAGGGATCAGAAGGCTATAAGACTTAAGGAACTTCTTGACCTTTTAAACCTTGGCAAAGAATTGGAAAAGAAGTTTTCAAGCCTTTCAGGGGGTACAAGGCAAAAGGTAGGTGCTCTCGTAGCTTTGGCATTTGATACACCTTTGCTTATATTGGATGAGCCATTGGTGGGGATTGATCCCATCTCCGCATATAGACTTAAGGGCTTTATCCTTGAAGAGAAAAAAAGGGATAAAACAGTGATTTACATATCTCACATAATGAACGAAGTGGAAGAGATAGCAGATGAGGTGGTTTTTCTAACCGATGGCAAAGTTATCTTTGAAGGGAGCCTTGTGGATCTTAAGAAAAAAACTGGTAAGGTAAGGCTTGAGGAGGCTGTGATTTGCTTGTTAAGCTCATAA
- a CDS encoding c-type cytochrome, with translation MEISAKELFRLRGCTDCHDTKRFLVGPSFYDIAQRYEKKEVLVKSVLEGSCGKWKTKWECMPPQRVEKEEAERMVEWILNLRTTKPPGSS, from the coding sequence TTGGAGATTAGTGCAAAAGAGCTTTTCAGGCTTAGGGGATGCACTGATTGTCATGATACGAAAAGATTTCTCGTCGGACCTTCCTTTTACGATATAGCTCAGAGATACGAAAAAAAAGAAGTGCTTGTAAAGAGTGTATTGGAAGGTTCTTGTGGAAAGTGGAAGACAAAATGGGAATGTATGCCACCTCAAAGGGTAGAAAAGGAGGAGGCAGAAAGGATGGTTGAGTGGATTCTCAACCTCAGAACTACAAAGCCACCAGGATCTTCGTAG
- a CDS encoding c-type cytochrome yields MVKTVLLFSLSGLLIFSYRAKSADIPSPASPLPDPPNEKAVSDKGIGPIKEVKLGSIDQSLVKKGKEIFDTKCASCHKLEERYVGPPLKGVTKRRKPEWIMNMILNPAEMEQKDPIASQLLSEYLTQMAFQNVSQGDARAILEYLRSVDEK; encoded by the coding sequence GTGGTGAAAACGGTTCTGCTCTTTTCTCTTTCAGGTCTTTTGATCTTTTCGTATCGAGCAAAGTCTGCGGATATTCCTTCACCCGCTTCTCCCTTGCCTGATCCGCCAAATGAGAAGGCAGTAAGTGATAAGGGTATTGGTCCTATCAAAGAGGTTAAGCTAGGCTCCATAGACCAAAGCCTTGTCAAAAAAGGCAAAGAAATTTTTGATACTAAATGTGCTTCATGTCACAAGCTTGAGGAGAGGTATGTGGGACCTCCTCTCAAAGGTGTTACAAAGAGAAGGAAGCCCGAATGGATCATGAACATGATACTAAATCCCGCCGAGATGGAACAAAAGGATCCTATAGCAAGCCAACTACTTTCCGAGTATCTTACTCAGATGGCCTTTCAGAATGTCTCTCAGGGTGATGCAAGAGCAATACTTGAATATCTAAGGAGCGTTGATGAAAAGTAA
- a CDS encoding nitrous oxide reductase accessory protein NosL, translating to MKPLIRVLWSFLLLFFSCTSEKPELIRPGEDICEYCKMVIADKRFATEVITKKGKVYKFDSVECMVGYYNHNEEDIKRAYVINFLNTDEFIPAELASYVRSPQIRSPMGMNLSAYKSKEDAIKILLGKEGKILDWQALRDLIKVEYKSSN from the coding sequence ATGAAACCTTTAATCCGAGTGCTTTGGAGTTTCCTCCTCCTCTTTTTTTCCTGCACATCGGAAAAACCAGAACTCATAAGGCCTGGTGAGGATATATGTGAATATTGTAAAATGGTTATAGCTGATAAGAGATTTGCTACTGAAGTAATAACGAAGAAGGGTAAGGTTTATAAGTTTGATTCTGTAGAATGCATGGTAGGATATTACAACCATAATGAGGAAGACATAAAAAGAGCTTATGTGATAAACTTTTTAAATACTGATGAATTCATTCCGGCCGAGCTTGCTTCTTATGTGAGAAGTCCTCAGATAAGAAGTCCCATGGGCATGAATCTGTCAGCCTACAAAAGCAAAGAGGATGCTATAAAGATTCTTCTGGGTAAAGAGGGAAAAATACTTGATTGGCAGGCCCTAAGGGATCTTATAAAAGTAGAATACAAGTCTTCCAACTGA
- a CDS encoding nitrous oxide reductase family maturation protein NosD, giving the protein MSVLIVCSNCEFKDIKSAIEKARVGDTVVVNYGAYNGGIVITKSVKLLGKGQPIIDGEGREQVITVKADDVEIEGFVIKNSGMSYSEDIAGLKVINSKNCVIKNNKFFNNFFALHLEKVSNCQIESNTVVGFAKSEGSSGNGIHAWNSERLKIKDNYIKGQRDGIYLEFVKDSLIEGNRSEYNLRYGLHFMFSNNNTYRRNYFYKNGAGVAVMYSKNINMEENTFEKNEGEANYGLLMKDISDNFLYKNRFVNNTHGVYLDGCNRTRFEENLFENNGWAVRIYANSEDNFFTKNSLVGNAFDVSTNTLSYFTNTFEGNYYDKYEGYDLDRDGYGDLPYRPVSFMAVLFERYPLSLLLYESFFARIMDSMEKYIPLLNPQALLDKKPLMRRP; this is encoded by the coding sequence ATGTCTGTTCTAATTGTATGCTCAAACTGTGAGTTCAAGGACATAAAGAGTGCCATAGAAAAAGCAAGGGTTGGAGACACAGTTGTGGTAAACTATGGAGCATACAATGGTGGTATTGTGATCACCAAAAGTGTGAAGCTTTTAGGGAAGGGACAGCCAATTATAGATGGAGAAGGAAGAGAGCAGGTGATAACAGTAAAGGCAGATGATGTAGAAATTGAGGGTTTTGTGATAAAGAACTCGGGTATGTCTTACAGCGAAGATATAGCGGGGCTTAAAGTGATAAACTCAAAAAACTGCGTTATAAAAAATAACAAATTTTTCAATAACTTCTTTGCCTTGCATCTTGAAAAGGTAAGCAATTGTCAGATTGAAAGCAATACGGTGGTGGGTTTTGCAAAATCTGAAGGTTCCTCTGGTAATGGTATTCATGCCTGGAATTCCGAAAGACTTAAAATAAAAGATAACTATATTAAAGGGCAAAGGGATGGCATATATCTAGAGTTCGTAAAGGACAGCCTCATAGAGGGCAATAGAAGCGAATACAACCTAAGATACGGATTACATTTTATGTTTTCCAACAATAATACTTATAGGAGAAATTACTTTTACAAAAACGGGGCAGGTGTAGCGGTCATGTATTCAAAAAATATAAACATGGAGGAAAACACCTTCGAAAAGAACGAAGGAGAGGCAAATTACGGACTCCTAATGAAAGATATATCCGACAACTTCCTTTACAAAAATAGGTTTGTTAATAATACTCACGGTGTCTACCTAGATGGATGCAACAGGACTAGATTTGAAGAAAATCTTTTTGAGAACAACGGTTGGGCAGTGAGGATATATGCTAACAGTGAGGATAACTTTTTTACTAAAAACTCCTTAGTAGGCAATGCATTTGATGTTTCAACCAACACTCTATCTTATTTTACAAATACCTTTGAGGGGAATTACTACGATAAGTATGAAGGTTATGATCTTGATAGGGACGGTTATGGAGACTTGCCCTATAGACCAGTATCCTTTATGGCAGTTCTCTTCGAGCGATATCCCCTCTCTCTACTTCTTTACGAGAGCTTCTTTGCCCGAATAATGGATTCTATGGAGAAGTATATCCCTTTACTTAATCCTCAAGCTCTTTTAGATAAAAAACCCCTGATGAGGAGACCGTGA
- the nrfD gene encoding NrfD/PsrC family molybdoenzyme membrane anchor subunit: MISKSTLPSQLSQKQKELIIQELERPLLVLNDRNYGWITDAVCSIVEKPAKLPWWIAFIIAFILSLFLPITIVYFISTGLGVWGLNSPVFWGLAILNFVFWIEIGHAGTLISAILLLTRQKWRNSVNRAAEAMTIFSVLCAAVFPLFHIGRQWMFWYLVPVPESYAIWQNFRAALLWDEFAVGTYFTVSCLFWYFGLIPDIAVLRDRAQKRWKKRLYHVLCWGWSGSAAEWHNYELGYLCLGGIATVLVVSVASVVSTDFATTILPGWHETIFPPDFITGAIFSGFAMIATLLIPLRALYPQLKDLITPKHIDNMARIMLATGTMVGYSYLIELFTSWYSANNYERYVFWNRIFGPYRIAYFLMFGFNVLLPQLFWFKRIRLNPWIVFILSIMINVGMWAERFVIVVTALSRDFLPGSWRMYYPTWVDIGLFVGTVGFFFMLFLLFTRFFPVIAISEVKTLVYERERRNNSSNEGKTYEG, from the coding sequence ATGATAAGCAAATCGACTTTACCCAGTCAGTTGTCTCAAAAACAGAAAGAACTCATAATCCAGGAGCTTGAAAGGCCTCTTTTGGTTTTAAACGATAGAAACTACGGATGGATAACTGATGCTGTCTGTTCAATCGTAGAGAAGCCCGCCAAACTGCCGTGGTGGATAGCCTTTATCATCGCTTTTATCCTTTCTTTGTTTTTACCCATCACGATTGTTTATTTTATTAGTACAGGTCTTGGTGTATGGGGTCTCAATAGCCCAGTGTTTTGGGGGTTGGCGATCCTTAATTTCGTTTTTTGGATTGAGATAGGCCATGCGGGAACTCTGATCTCGGCAATCTTGCTGCTAACCCGACAGAAATGGAGAAATTCGGTCAATAGGGCAGCAGAGGCGATGACCATATTTTCTGTCCTTTGTGCTGCTGTCTTTCCCCTCTTTCACATAGGCCGGCAGTGGATGTTCTGGTATCTTGTTCCTGTACCGGAATCCTATGCGATATGGCAAAACTTCAGGGCAGCATTACTCTGGGATGAATTCGCTGTAGGGACTTATTTTACGGTTTCTTGCTTGTTCTGGTATTTTGGACTTATTCCAGATATCGCCGTATTAAGAGATAGGGCTCAAAAGCGTTGGAAAAAGAGGCTATATCATGTGCTATGCTGGGGATGGAGTGGTTCGGCTGCCGAATGGCATAACTATGAGTTGGGCTATTTATGTCTAGGGGGCATTGCAACTGTCCTTGTCGTTTCCGTGGCATCAGTAGTTTCTACGGATTTTGCAACAACAATCCTGCCTGGCTGGCATGAAACGATTTTCCCACCCGATTTTATCACGGGAGCAATCTTTAGTGGTTTTGCTATGATTGCAACTTTATTAATTCCTCTTAGAGCGTTGTATCCACAGCTAAAAGATCTTATCACTCCCAAGCACATAGACAATATGGCCAGGATTATGCTGGCTACAGGCACAATGGTTGGATATTCCTACCTTATTGAGCTTTTCACATCTTGGTATAGCGCAAATAACTACGAAAGATATGTCTTTTGGAACCGAATTTTTGGCCCTTACCGTATCGCCTATTTTTTAATGTTTGGTTTTAATGTTTTATTGCCACAACTTTTTTGGTTTAAGAGGATACGCTTGAATCCCTGGATAGTCTTTATCCTTTCGATTATGATCAACGTGGGAATGTGGGCTGAGCGGTTTGTTATTGTTGTTACGGCTCTTTCGAGGGATTTTCTCCCCGGTTCTTGGAGAATGTATTACCCGACGTGGGTGGATATTGGACTTTTCGTGGGCACGGTTGGATTTTTCTTTATGTTGTTTCTTCTTTTTACGCGGTTTTTCCCCGTAATAGCCATTTCTGAAGTAAAGACGTTGGTCTATGAAAGGGAGCGGCGGAATAATTCTTCCAACGAAGGAAAGACTTATGAAGGTTGA
- the nosZ gene encoding Sec-dependent nitrous-oxide reductase yields the protein MLGKKKKLLIGGLLGLLVGVLLVGCQQKKETMRTEVGTTDVASKVYVPPGKYDEFYAFLSGGFSGQVSVYGLPSGRLINVIKVFAQDPESGYGYTPETKPMLMTSHGFIPWDDSHHTELSQTDGVPNGRWLFINANNTPRIARIDLFSFVTKEILEIPNTAGNHASPFITPDSKYITAATRFSIPIPQKDVPISSYAENFKGTLSFIKADEPGKMDVAFQILMPGFDYDLAHCGKGPSYGWAFFTCYNTEQAYTLLEINASRNDKDYIAAVNWKKAEEYIAQGKYQEMPTVYYHNYWDEKKHMAFSEVKKSVKVINPKECPGVVYYLPTPKSPHGVDVSPDGEYIVGNGKLATVIPIHSFSKMLKAIEQKAFEKEVDGIPVLKYDAVLHCEIQKPGLGPLHTEFDGKGFAYTSCFVSSEVVKYDYKSGKVVDRIPTYYSIGHLMIPGGDSTKPWGKYLLAMNKITKDRYLPTGPELFQSAQLYDITGDKMQLLLDFPTIGEPHYAQAIPADLLMKNVIKIYPLAENEHPYAVKAEKDAKVERKGNEVHVCMTMIRSHFFPDNIEGIMVGDTVYFHLTNLEQDWDIPHGFAIRGSDNAQILVMPGETKTLVWRPKAPGIHAFYCTDFCSALHQEMQGYVRVSPEGSNVPLKYYTGTPITQK from the coding sequence ATGTTAGGAAAGAAAAAGAAGCTGTTGATTGGAGGGCTTTTGGGCCTCCTGGTGGGTGTTTTATTGGTGGGATGCCAGCAAAAGAAGGAAACTATGAGGACGGAGGTGGGGACTACCGATGTAGCCTCTAAGGTCTACGTTCCTCCGGGTAAATACGATGAGTTTTACGCCTTTTTGTCAGGTGGCTTCAGTGGGCAAGTTTCCGTTTATGGACTTCCTTCTGGAAGGCTCATAAATGTAATAAAGGTTTTCGCTCAGGATCCAGAGTCGGGATATGGCTACACACCTGAGACAAAACCTATGCTTATGACCTCACACGGCTTTATTCCGTGGGATGACAGTCATCATACTGAGCTTTCTCAGACTGACGGAGTTCCTAATGGCAGATGGCTTTTTATAAACGCCAACAACACGCCGAGGATAGCTAGGATTGATCTCTTCTCCTTTGTGACAAAGGAAATCCTAGAGATTCCTAACACTGCAGGAAACCATGCGTCTCCCTTTATAACGCCTGATTCAAAATATATTACTGCTGCAACACGCTTTTCTATTCCTATCCCTCAGAAGGATGTACCCATAAGCTCCTACGCTGAGAATTTTAAAGGAACATTATCCTTTATAAAAGCTGACGAGCCGGGTAAGATGGATGTGGCTTTCCAAATACTTATGCCAGGATTTGACTATGACTTGGCGCATTGTGGAAAAGGACCATCTTATGGTTGGGCTTTCTTTACCTGTTATAACACGGAGCAAGCTTACACCCTTCTTGAAATAAATGCCTCAAGGAATGACAAGGATTATATAGCAGCTGTCAACTGGAAAAAGGCAGAAGAGTATATTGCACAAGGCAAGTATCAGGAAATGCCCACGGTTTACTATCACAACTACTGGGATGAGAAAAAACACATGGCCTTCTCCGAAGTTAAAAAATCAGTGAAGGTAATTAATCCCAAGGAATGTCCCGGTGTTGTGTATTACCTCCCTACTCCCAAGTCTCCTCACGGTGTTGATGTGTCTCCCGATGGCGAATACATTGTTGGAAATGGGAAGCTTGCCACTGTTATACCTATACATTCCTTCTCTAAGATGCTAAAAGCTATAGAACAGAAAGCTTTTGAGAAGGAGGTGGATGGTATACCTGTTCTGAAGTACGATGCTGTACTCCATTGTGAAATTCAAAAGCCTGGACTTGGCCCCCTTCACACGGAATTTGATGGAAAAGGTTTTGCTTATACCTCTTGCTTTGTCTCTTCAGAAGTGGTCAAATACGACTACAAAAGTGGTAAAGTGGTTGATAGGATACCCACTTACTATTCGATAGGACACCTGATGATACCCGGAGGTGATTCGACAAAACCTTGGGGTAAGTATCTCCTTGCTATGAACAAGATTACAAAGGATAGATACCTTCCCACAGGTCCTGAGCTTTTCCAGTCAGCGCAACTTTATGATATAACAGGCGATAAGATGCAGCTTCTCCTAGATTTCCCAACTATAGGAGAGCCCCACTATGCTCAAGCTATACCAGCAGATCTACTGATGAAAAACGTTATAAAAATATATCCTCTTGCTGAGAACGAGCATCCCTATGCAGTGAAGGCGGAAAAAGATGCAAAGGTTGAGAGAAAGGGTAACGAGGTTCATGTATGTATGACCATGATCCGATCCCACTTTTTTCCCGACAACATTGAGGGTATAATGGTAGGAGACACAGTTTACTTTCACCTGACCAACCTTGAACAGGACTGGGATATACCTCACGGCTTTGCTATCAGGGGTTCAGATAATGCACAAATACTGGTTATGCCGGGAGAGACTAAGACTCTTGTGTGGAGGCCTAAAGCTCCTGGCATTCATGCATTTTATTGCACCGACTTTTGTTCTGCACTACACCAAGAAATGCAGGGTTATGTAAGGGTATCACCTGAAGGCTCTAATGTTCCCTTAAAATATTACACAGGTACCCCTATAACACAAAAGTAA
- a CDS encoding DUF3341 domain-containing protein, whose product MKVERIDEEIYGVGAEFNSVQKLKTAATELKKRGYTQWEVYSPFPIHGMDKTRNLAKSKVSFFSLVGGLIGLGIALVMVTAISAPRPAFFKEVLSSHLQGLFYPLVVQGKPYLGFQAFVPVLIEMTILFASFSTVIGVFLLSRMPSVYKPVWNWEKLARKGLDDRFFLVVENADPLFSEEETKLLLEEFGAEEVVFIRR is encoded by the coding sequence ATGAAGGTTGAACGTATTGATGAGGAGATTTATGGAGTTGGGGCGGAATTTAATTCTGTTCAAAAATTGAAGACTGCAGCAACAGAACTGAAAAAAAGGGGTTATACGCAATGGGAAGTCTACTCTCCTTTTCCTATCCATGGTATGGATAAAACTAGGAATCTGGCTAAATCAAAGGTTTCTTTCTTTAGCCTCGTTGGAGGCTTGATTGGATTGGGAATCGCCTTGGTCATGGTGACTGCTATATCGGCTCCTCGACCAGCATTTTTTAAAGAGGTATTGAGTAGCCATCTCCAGGGACTTTTTTATCCCCTCGTTGTCCAGGGCAAACCGTATTTAGGTTTTCAAGCGTTTGTTCCTGTTCTCATAGAGATGACTATTCTTTTTGCCTCTTTTAGTACAGTCATTGGTGTTTTTCTATTGTCCCGCATGCCTTCAGTTTACAAGCCTGTTTGGAACTGGGAAAAGCTGGCACGTAAAGGATTGGATGATCGTTTTTTCCTGGTTGTGGAAAACGCAGATCCTCTTTTTTCGGAAGAGGAAACGAAGTTGCTGTTAGAAGAATTTGGAGCTGAAGAGGTTGTGTTTATTCGCAGATAA
- a CDS encoding c-type cytochrome translates to MRYFFFICFLLVITVVATAGLRGSKSRKPPLEIFPDMVRQLKVKEQASSIFFPDGRASRMPVAGTVCWEEPVENPYFSTGIIGDQWGEGIPIEVSVNTLKKGKEKFEIYCSACHGLAGYGNGIATHFNLLGVPNYHQDYIRQIPDGQLFYIISYGQGMMLGYGSSLSLEERWAIVAYIRALQRSQNVLFDALPDEKKRLFKEANP, encoded by the coding sequence ATGCGATATTTCTTTTTTATTTGCTTTCTTTTGGTTATTACTGTTGTGGCTACAGCGGGTTTAAGGGGATCAAAAAGTCGCAAACCTCCCCTAGAAATTTTTCCCGATATGGTCAGGCAATTGAAAGTCAAGGAACAGGCTTCTAGTATATTTTTCCCCGATGGTCGAGCTTCAAGGATGCCCGTTGCGGGAACAGTTTGTTGGGAAGAGCCTGTAGAAAATCCTTATTTTTCCACAGGTATTATTGGGGATCAATGGGGGGAGGGTATCCCAATAGAGGTGAGTGTTAACACACTTAAAAAGGGAAAGGAAAAGTTTGAGATTTATTGTTCAGCTTGCCACGGCTTAGCGGGATATGGCAATGGGATCGCTACCCATTTCAATCTTTTAGGTGTCCCCAACTATCATCAAGATTATATTCGACAGATCCCTGATGGCCAACTCTTTTATATCATTTCTTATGGTCAAGGGATGATGTTGGGATATGGTTCGAGTTTATCCCTTGAAGAAAGATGGGCAATCGTTGCTTATATCCGAGCTTTACAAAGGAGCCAGAATGTTCTGTTTGATGCATTACCAGATGAGAAAAAAAGACTATTTAAGGAGGCTAATCCGTGA